From a single Deltaproteobacteria bacterium genomic region:
- a CDS encoding sigma 54-interacting transcriptional regulator, which translates to MGDIRIGLVAPYKKLVSEAKKISKKKGVCLWAIYAAIEEAIATARKMEAEGIDVIVAREGTDSIIKEHINIPVVPIKIGSMEVLKAILKAGEVKETLVLGNFRGIHKDIATLEKVLGREILEFKFETRTELNNKINKLNSERHAIVGGGLTCDIAGEHGFRTILVESSEEWIEYALDNAYKVAWSKLDEKQKRIQLLTIVNETEEGIIAIDIHKKITVFNTVSEQIFKIPGHDVLGKYNDFVLKKTGLLKAITNNNEYESIESINDKNVIIHSVPIKLDGINFGGVCSIHEADKVQKMEEDIRFSLHARGLTAKNFTFDDILGNHDSIVETIEKAKKFSATDFTILITGESGTGKELFAHSIVNESKRKKGPFIAINCAAIPPNLLEAELFGYEEGSFTGAKKGGKPGYFEIVHNGTIFLDEIGKLNFDVQGRLLRVIEQKEVIKVGGNQVIPVNVRVIAATNENLGEKVAEGSFREDLYYRLNVLHLYVPPLRDRIEDLYPITLHILDTFHVSEYNKKIITLALREFSNYPWKGNVRELSNVLTQLVVLMGEGNTLSFGVVKAMLREIIYGVKQDKFETKETEGKTRTWKRVKPADEETEAEILTSLLKEKNMNMGQLAKSIGVSRSALWRKLKKYNLA; encoded by the coding sequence ATGGGCGATATCAGAATAGGGCTCGTTGCCCCGTATAAAAAATTAGTAAGTGAAGCAAAAAAAATATCGAAGAAGAAGGGGGTCTGTCTATGGGCTATTTATGCCGCCATAGAGGAGGCCATTGCAACAGCACGGAAAATGGAAGCAGAGGGTATCGACGTCATTGTTGCACGTGAAGGGACCGATTCGATAATAAAAGAACATATCAACATTCCCGTTGTCCCTATTAAGATAGGCAGCATGGAGGTTTTAAAGGCCATATTGAAAGCCGGTGAGGTAAAGGAAACCCTGGTACTTGGAAATTTTCGCGGTATTCATAAGGATATTGCAACACTAGAAAAAGTTCTCGGCAGAGAGATCCTGGAATTCAAATTTGAAACACGAACAGAGCTGAACAATAAAATTAATAAATTGAACAGTGAAAGACATGCTATCGTTGGCGGCGGCCTGACCTGCGATATTGCCGGTGAGCATGGATTCAGGACGATACTGGTTGAATCGAGTGAGGAATGGATCGAATACGCACTGGACAATGCGTATAAAGTGGCGTGGTCGAAATTGGACGAAAAACAAAAAAGGATTCAATTATTAACGATCGTGAATGAAACGGAAGAAGGAATTATCGCCATTGATATCCATAAAAAGATCACTGTGTTCAACACCGTTTCGGAACAGATATTCAAAATCCCCGGTCATGACGTATTGGGAAAGTATAATGATTTTGTCCTCAAGAAAACCGGGCTTTTGAAGGCGATCACCAATAATAATGAATATGAATCTATTGAAAGCATCAACGACAAGAACGTAATTATCCATTCGGTTCCAATCAAACTGGATGGAATAAATTTTGGCGGGGTCTGTTCCATTCACGAAGCTGACAAAGTTCAGAAGATGGAAGAGGATATCAGGTTCTCACTCCACGCAAGAGGATTGACGGCAAAGAACTTCACCTTTGATGATATTTTGGGGAATCATGATTCCATAGTGGAAACCATAGAAAAAGCGAAAAAGTTTTCAGCGACGGATTTTACAATTTTAATAACCGGGGAGAGCGGTACCGGCAAAGAGCTTTTTGCACATAGCATCGTTAATGAAAGCAAGCGGAAAAAAGGACCTTTTATCGCCATAAACTGTGCCGCAATTCCTCCGAATCTTCTTGAAGCCGAATTGTTCGGCTACGAGGAAGGATCGTTCACAGGTGCAAAAAAGGGAGGGAAACCCGGCTACTTTGAAATTGTTCACAATGGTACGATATTTCTTGATGAGATCGGGAAACTCAATTTTGATGTCCAGGGGCGCTTGCTGAGGGTAATAGAACAGAAGGAAGTAATAAAAGTCGGTGGGAACCAGGTCATCCCCGTGAATGTGAGAGTGATCGCTGCAACAAATGAGAACTTAGGGGAAAAGGTAGCCGAGGGAAGCTTCCGTGAAGATCTCTATTACCGTTTGAATGTCCTTCATCTCTATGTTCCTCCGCTTCGTGACAGAATAGAAGATTTATATCCGATCACCCTGCATATCCTCGATACATTTCATGTGTCTGAATATAATAAAAAAATAATTACCCTGGCGCTTCGGGAATTTTCAAATTATCCCTGGAAAGGCAATGTCAGGGAATTGTCGAACGTATTAACGCAATTAGTAGTTCTTATGGGAGAAGGAAATACCTTGTCCTTTGGTGTTGTAAAAGCAATGTTGCGGGAGATCATATATGGCGTTAAACAAGACAAGTTTGAAACAAAAGAAACGGAGGGGAAAACAAGGACCTGGAAAAGGGTGAAACCAGCAGATGAAGAAACGGAAGCGGAAATTTTAACGTCCCTCCTAAAGGAAAAAAATATGAACATGGGGCAGCTTGCCAAATCAATTGGTGTCAGCCGTTCGGCCTTATGGAGGAAATTAAAAAAATATAATCTCGCCTGA
- a CDS encoding HD domain-containing protein has protein sequence MEFKLPARNNKKLQLLIKRINADKELFQIWKCANVNAVDRSGISDHGEVHIRIVANAALRILRLLVEGGVEPSVVKDHGLTAGDAELIVVLAACFHDTGISVHRDDHERYSLFIAFRKVRELLEGLYDEPDLTIMVSETLHAVVAHDADEECLTIEAGVLKVADALDMTEGRSRIPFEAGKVNIHSISAQAIAGVNIEKGQTKPVRIGIKLVNAAGIYQIDELLKNKLKHSSLTPFVEVTASIEGEAERRLFDSYKM, from the coding sequence ATGGAATTCAAACTACCCGCGCGAAACAACAAAAAGCTGCAGCTTTTAATAAAGCGGATCAACGCTGATAAAGAACTGTTTCAGATCTGGAAGTGCGCGAACGTCAACGCGGTTGACCGTTCCGGAATCAGCGATCATGGAGAGGTACATATTCGTATCGTAGCAAATGCCGCCCTGCGTATACTCCGCTTATTGGTCGAAGGAGGAGTAGAACCGAGTGTGGTGAAAGATCATGGCCTGACCGCTGGAGATGCGGAGCTGATCGTCGTATTGGCGGCATGTTTCCACGATACCGGCATTTCGGTGCATCGTGATGATCACGAACGGTACAGCCTCTTTATCGCGTTTCGGAAAGTGCGTGAACTGCTGGAGGGGCTCTATGACGAACCGGATCTGACAATCATGGTTTCAGAAACACTCCATGCCGTGGTCGCCCATGACGCGGATGAAGAATGCCTGACCATCGAAGCGGGTGTTCTTAAAGTCGCCGACGCGCTCGACATGACGGAAGGCCGTTCACGGATACCCTTTGAAGCGGGAAAAGTGAACATTCATTCCATATCCGCGCAAGCCATCGCGGGAGTGAATATTGAAAAAGGACAAACAAAACCCGTACGTATTGGAATCAAGCTTGTTAACGCGGCGGGGATCTATCAGATCGATGAACTGCTGAAGAACAAACTGAAACATTCTTCTCTGACGCCGTTCGTGGAAGTTACCGCTTCGATCGAAGGCGAAGCGGAGCGCCGGTTATTTGACTCCTACAAAATGTAG